One Vitis riparia cultivar Riparia Gloire de Montpellier isolate 1030 chromosome 4, EGFV_Vit.rip_1.0, whole genome shotgun sequence genomic window carries:
- the LOC117912538 gene encoding pentatricopeptide repeat-containing protein At5g66631 translates to MYVKQLFRKLCLFNNPQQTRYFTHSPFSGKISLYLHRARLIDSIRLILRSNGPRSLIPLLNDPTVDSFVVANALQSAPSPDSALSLLEILKTIPHFCHTQATIRALAKILAKSQRSAELKSLVDDINAGKFWNVRISFMELMKWHAAAGDLESVLHAWNRYRVSGKQVSIEAYNIVMCLYVQMGKGSEAMQIFHKIISEGAIPNSRTYTVVLEHLANSGKLDSAIKVFNILPLMRIRRTLRQYSILVEEFTSINRFDVVKALLDEMQIDGILPGRAMQLSLQRMQEAGFVHETDEFLRGMLPDERIKNVGFSVDSSDDDDDENNHSSDDAGVDGVQLKPWLDPRALANALNNWDPNEVLALEEAKFIWTTRLVCKILRNFNSPETAWKFFCWVAYQPGGFNHNIYTVQRMMTLLARHGHVELVEKLLLKIRREEIRLPVSTIRLIIDFYGISRNADAALKVFHDAESLCGPMSKLYLMLLYSSLLRTLTKCGRSADALDVLEQMFLGGICPDVPTFSGLMYHFALEGDFKTVQKLFMMVRQSGVEPDAYMFKVLIHGYCKCERSALALRVFEDMRSLNLMPDAATKNLLVKSLWKEGRRREAASVEERCEEINYGLPFALRGHMWTMSSADLKRVYDIYSNSFAAAKGPNLQMELGSKH, encoded by the coding sequence ATGTACGTCAAGCAGCTCTTCCGAAAATTATGTCTATTTAACAATCCTCAGCAAACTCGATACTTTACCCATAGCCCTTTCTCTGGTAAAATCTCTCTTTACCTCCATCGAGCCAGACTCATTGATTCAATTCGACTCATTCTCCGCTCCAATGGTCCAAGATCGCTCATCCCTCTCTTAAATGATCCCACTGTTGACTCTTTTGTGGTTGCTAATGCCCTTCAGTCTGCTCCCTCACCAGACTCTGCCCTTTCCCTGCTTGAAATCCTAAAAACAATTCCACATTTCTGTCACACCCAAGCCACCATACGTGCACTGGCCAAAATCCTTGCCAAGTCCCAACGAAGTGCTGAACTCAAAAGCTTGGTTGATGACATCAACGCTGGCAAATTTTGGAATGTTCGTATCAGCTTTATGGAGCTCATGAAGTGGCATGCTGCAGCTGGAGACCTGGAGTCAGTTCTCCATGCATGGAACAGATATAGAGTTTCAGGCAAGCAGGTGTCTATAGAGGCTTACAACATTGTCATGTGCCTTTATGTACAGATGGGTAAGGGCTCTGAGGCTATGCAGATTTTCCATAAGATTATTTCTGAAGGGGCAATTCCTAATTCTAGGACATACACAGTTGTGCTTGAGCACCTTGCCAACTCGGGAAAATTAGATTCAGCaattaaagtttttaatatattgcCATTGATGAGGATCAGACGCACTTTAAGGCAGTATTCAATTTTGGTAGAAGAATTCACCAGTATCAATCGGTTTGATGTGGTTAAGGCCTTACTTGATGAGATGCAGATTGATGGAATATTGCCTGGTAGAGCAATGCAACTGTCATTGCAACGTATGCAGGAGGCAGGTTTCGTCCACGAGACAGATGAATTTCTTAGGGGAATGTTACCAGATGAGAGAATCAAGAATGTAGGCTTTTCTGTGGATAGTAGTGATGACGATGACGATGAGAATAATCATTCTAGTGATGATGCTGGTGTGGATGGGGTTCAGTTGAAACCATGGTTGGACCCTAGAGCTTTGGCCAATGCCTTAAATAATTGGGACCCTAATGAGGTATTAGCCCTGGAGGAAGCAAAATTCATCTGGACAACTCGGTTGGTTTGCAAGATCCTTAGGAATTTCAATTCCCCTGAGACAGCTTGGAAATTCTTCTGTTGGGTTGCTTATCAGCCAGGAGGATTCAATCATAACATTTACACTGTGCAAAGAATGATGACCCTTTTAGCACGCCATGGACATGTTGAATTGGTTGAAAAGCTCCTGCTCAAAATAAGAAGGGAGGAAATTAGATTGCCAGTCAGCACCATCAGATTGATCATAGACTTTTATGGAATTTCAAGGAATGCCGATGCTGCTCTAAAGGTCTTCCATGATGCTGAATCACTGTGCGGTCCCAtgtcaaaattatatttgatgcTGTTGTATTCATCTCTTTTACGAACATTGACCAAATGTGGGAGGAGTGCTGATGCCTTGGATGTACTTGAGCAGATGTTTTTGGGTGGGATTTGCCCGGATGTCCCAACATTTTCTGGGTTGATGTACCATTTTGCCCTTGAAGGCGATTTTAAAACAGTGCAAAAACTCTTTATGATGGTTAGGCAGAGTGGTGTAGAGCCAGATGCCTACATGTTTAAGGTTCTGATCCATGGATATTGTAAGTGTGAGAGATCTGCTCTTGCATTGAGGGTTTTTGAAGACATGAGGAGCTTGAATTTGATGCCCGATGCTGCCACCAAAAATTTGCTTGTGAAGAGTCTTTGGAAGGAAGGCAGGCGGAGGGAGGCTGCTTCTGTGGAGGAGAGATGTGAAGAGATAAATTACGGCCTTCCATTTGCATTACGTGGTCATATGTGGACAATGAGCTCAGCAGACCTCAAAAGAGTGTATGATATTTATTCCAATAGCTTTGCTGCAGCCAAAGGGCCAAATTTACAAATGGAGTTGGGAAGTAAGCACTGA
- the LOC117912540 gene encoding serine/threonine receptor-like kinase NFP, which produces MGDWHQSFRWHNIYAIVASEAYYPELIAMTVSLLSFVLLLFISSTNHITAQSPATPVTNFSCTTDSPASCQTYVIYRAQAPGFLDVGNISDLFGISRLSIAEASNLASEEARLSPDQLLLVPILCSCTGNHYFANITYKIRTDDSFYFVSVTVFENLTNYNAVEALNPGLEPTTLQVGVEVVFPLFCKCPSKSHSDKGINYLITYVWQPGDDVLLVGTNLKASPVDIIDENNNLNFSASVDQPVLIPVSQPPLLTQPERRASKGRWILALVLSTGALLIFLLVSLLVYTGLIRKKRTLDHSKSSLETTDLIKVKKAPEDEKFELKIIQDKLLPGVSGYLGKPIMYETKVIMEATMNLNEHYRIGGSVYRATINGQVVAVKKTKEDITEELRILQKVNHGNLVKLMGVSSDADGNRFLVYEFAENGSLDKWLHPKPSSPSSSVAFLTWSQRIQVALDVANGLQYMHEHTQPSVVHRDIRANNILLDSRFKAKIANFSMATPAMNSMMPKVDVFAFGVVLLELLSGKKAMQMRANGEIVMLWKDIREILEVEDKREDRIRRWMDPTLENFYPFDGALNLAGLARSCTQEKSSARPSMAEIAFNLSVLSQTSSETLERSWTQGFEPEETIQIINPVIAR; this is translated from the coding sequence atgggagattggcatcaaagctttcgctggCATAACATATATGCTATAGTTGCTTCAGAGGCTTATTATCCGGAGCTTATAGCAATGACTGTCTCTCTCCTCTCCTTTGTCTTGCTTCTCTTCATTTCTTCAACCAACCATATCACAGCTCAATCACCAGCCACCCCAGTTACAAACTTCTCGTGCACCACAGACTCACCTGCCTCATGCCAAACATATGTCATCTACCGTGCTCAGGCACCTGGATTTTTGGACGTGGGAAATATATCTGATCTGTTTGGGATCAGTCGCTTATCAATTGCAGAAGCAAGCAATCTGGCTTCTGAGGAAGCTCGGTTGAGTCCAGACCAGCTTTTACTGGTACCTATCTTGTGTAGCTGCACTGGAAACCATTATTTTGCAAACATTACTTATAAGATCAGGACAGATGATAGCTTCTACTTCGTTTCAGTCACTGTGTTTGAAAATCTCACCAATTATAATGCAGTGGAAGCTTTGAACCCTGGTCTGGAACCGACCACCTTGCAGGTTGGTGTTGAAGTAGTCTTCCCTTTGTTCTGTAAGTGTCCATCGAAGTCACATTCGGATAAAGGCATCAACTATCTTATTACTTATGTGTGGCAACCTGGTGATGATGTATTGCTTGTGGGTACTAACTTGAAAGCATCCCCAGTTGATATCATAGATGAAAATAACAATCTGAACTTTAGTGCTTCGGTGGACCAGCCAGTGTTGATCCCTGTTTCACAACCTCCACTTCTCACTCAGCCTGAAAGAAGGGCATCCAAAGGCAGGTGGATCCTTGCTTTGGTTTTGAGCACAGGAGctcttttaattttccttttggtGAGCCTGCTGGTCTACACTGGTTTGATCAGGAAAAAGAGGACTCTGGATCATTCAAAGTCCTCTTTGGAGACCACTGATCTCATTAAAGTGAAGAAAGCTCCAGAGGATGAAAAATTTGAGCTTAAGATCATACAGGATAAGCTACTTCCTGGGGTTTCAGGCTACCTTGGCAAGCCAATCATGTACGAGACTAAAGTCATTATGGAGGCAACAATGAACCTCAATGAACACTACAGGATCGGAGGATCAGTATACAGGGCCACAATCAATGGTCAGGTTGTTGCTGTAAAGAAAACCAAAGAAGATATCACAGAGGAATTAAGGATACTGCAGAAAGTAAATCATGGGAATCTGGTCAAATTGATGGGCGTCTCATCCGATGCTGATGGGAATCGCTTCTTGGTTTATGAATTTGCTGAAAATGGTTCACTGGATAAGTGGTTGCACCCAAAGCCTTCTTCCCCTTCAAGCTCTGTAGCTTTCCTCACATGGAGCCAGAGGATACAGGTAGCCCTAGATGTGGCCAATGGCCTGCAATATATGCATGAGCATACTCAACCAAGCGTTGTTCACAGGGATATCAGAGCAAATAATATACTTCTAGACTCCAGGTTTAAGGCCAAGATCGCAAACTTCTCTATGGCTACACCTGCTATGAACTCTATGATGCCAAAAGTTGACGTTTTTGCTTTTGGGGTTGTTCTATTGGAGTTGCTTTCAGGGAAGAAAGCCATGCAAATGAGAGCCAATGGTGAGATTGTTATGCTGTGGAAGGATATAAGGGAGATCTTAGAAGTCGAAGACAAGAGAGAAGACAGGATAAGGAGGTGGATGGATCCAACATTGGAGAACTTTTATCCCTTTGATGGTGCTCTCAACTTGGCAGGGTTGGCAAGGTCATGCACACAGGAGAAGTCTTCAGCAAGGCCAAGCATGGCAGAAATCGCCTTTAATCTCTCTGTCCTCAGTCAGACATCTTCTGAAACCTTGGAAAGGTCCTGGACTCAGGGGTTTGAACCAGAAGAAACAATACAAATAATCAATCCGGTCATAGCTCGTTGA